The following proteins come from a genomic window of Nicotiana tomentosiformis chromosome 12, ASM39032v3, whole genome shotgun sequence:
- the LOC104105728 gene encoding uncharacterized protein has translation MEALVVLEKIQTRILERIKILEHSLIPSNFSPNLSLETSNKSSTAADPFLSASGTTASATEDHLSSILVVNGVREFSFKRVPSDYYDWPLEARRDVLGAASIHHLCKSIVLVNTQAPSNITDCSDRNNSKYYVVVVQYTARFNAETVKNFLYTLNDGKIAKKKFNMRLAPEEISVKLTGYEHNGVTCIGMKTDVPVILDEAITKLNPDFFWLGGGDIDLKLGMRTSEFIKFVKPFIVNCSSA, from the exons ATGGAAGCATTGGTGGTGCTGGAAAAAATTCAGACCCGAATCCTCGAACGGATAAAAATCCTGGAGCACTCTCTTATTCCTTCCAATTTCTCTCCAAATCTCTCTCTAGAAACTTCCAACAAGTCCTCCACCGCCGCCGATCCTTTTCTCTCCGCCTCCGGCACCACCGCTTCCGCCACCGAAGACCACCTTTCAAGCATTCTCGTCGTCAATGGCGTTAGAGAGTTCAGCTTCAAGCGCGTTCCCTCTGATTACTATGATTGGCCTCTCGAAGCTCGTCGTGATGTTCTCGGTGCTGCATCCATTCATCATCTCTGCAAAAGCATCGTTCTG GTAAATACTCAAGCCCCATCTAATATTACTGATTGTAGTGATCGTAACAATTCAAAGTACTACGTTGTTGTCGTACAG TATACTGCTCGATTCAATGCTGAGACTGTGAAGAATTTTCTGTACACTCTCAACGATGGCAAGATAGCCAAAAAGAAATTCAACA TGAGGCTTGCTCCCGAGGAGATATCAGTGAAGCTGACTGGTTACGAACACAATGGAGTTACGTGTATTGGCATGAAAACAGATGTCCCG GTGATTTTGGATGAAGCAATCACAAAGCTCAACCCTGACTTCTTCTGGTTAGGAGGTGGTGATATTGATCTTAAACTGGGGATGAGAACATCAGAATTTATCAAGTTTGTCAAACCATTTATTGTCAACTGTAGCAGTGCTTAA